A single region of the Winslowiella toletana genome encodes:
- the glnS gene encoding glutamine--tRNA ligase, whose protein sequence is MSEAEARPTNFIRQIIDEDLATGKHASVHTRFPPEPNGYLHIGHAKSICLNFGIAQDYQGQCNLRFDDTNPVKEDLEFVESIKHDVQWLGFQWSGEICYSSDYFDQLHNYAIELINKGLAYVDELTPEQIREYRGTLTSPGKNSPYRDRTPQENLALFEKMRNGEFAEGSACLRAKIDMASNFIVMRDPVLYRIKFAEHHQTGNKWCIYPMYDFTHCISDALEGITHSLCTLEFQDNRRLYDWVLDNISIPVHPRQYEFSRLNLEYAIMSKRKLNLLVTENVVEGWDDPRMLTVSGLRRRGYTAASIREFCRRIGITKQDNIVEMASLESCIRDDLNENAPRAMAVLDPVKVVIENLPAGHEELLTMPAHPNKPEMGSREVPFSREIYIDRADFREEANKQYKRLVLGKEVRLRNAYVIKAERVAKDEAGNITCLYCTCDTDTLSKDPADGRKVKGVIHWVSAVHALPAEFRLYDRLFSVPNPAGAEDFLATINPESLVIQQGFVEPSLQAAEASSPYQFEREGYFCADSRYSSRSKLVFNRTVGLRDTWAKIGG, encoded by the coding sequence ATGAGTGAGGCAGAAGCCCGCCCAACTAACTTTATTCGTCAGATTATTGACGAAGATTTGGCGACCGGTAAGCACGCCAGCGTGCATACCCGTTTTCCGCCGGAGCCGAATGGCTACCTGCACATTGGTCATGCAAAGTCGATCTGCCTGAACTTTGGCATCGCGCAAGATTATCAGGGTCAATGTAACTTGCGTTTCGACGACACCAACCCGGTCAAAGAAGACCTGGAGTTTGTTGAATCTATCAAGCATGACGTGCAATGGCTCGGTTTCCAGTGGAGCGGCGAAATTTGCTATTCCTCTGACTATTTCGATCAACTGCATAACTACGCGATTGAGCTGATCAATAAAGGCCTGGCCTATGTTGATGAACTGACGCCAGAACAGATCCGTGAATATCGCGGCACCCTGACTTCGCCGGGCAAAAACAGCCCGTATCGTGACCGTACGCCGCAGGAAAACCTGGCGCTGTTTGAAAAAATGCGTAACGGTGAATTTGCCGAAGGTAGCGCCTGTCTGCGTGCCAAAATCGATATGGCGTCTAACTTTATCGTGATGCGCGATCCGGTACTGTATCGCATTAAATTTGCGGAACACCATCAGACCGGCAATAAGTGGTGCATCTATCCGATGTATGACTTTACCCACTGCATTTCCGATGCGCTGGAAGGCATTACCCACTCGCTGTGTACGCTGGAGTTCCAGGACAATCGTCGTCTGTATGACTGGGTGCTGGATAACATCAGCATTCCGGTACATCCGCGCCAGTACGAGTTCTCACGCCTGAATCTCGAATACGCGATCATGTCCAAGCGTAAGTTGAATCTGCTGGTGACCGAAAACGTGGTGGAAGGCTGGGATGATCCGCGCATGCTGACGGTTTCTGGCCTGCGTCGTCGTGGCTACACTGCCGCTTCGATTCGTGAGTTCTGCCGCCGTATCGGTATCACTAAGCAGGATAACATTGTTGAGATGGCGTCGCTGGAATCCTGTATTCGTGACGATCTGAATGAAAATGCGCCGCGTGCGATGGCGGTGCTGGATCCGGTGAAAGTGGTTATCGAAAACTTGCCGGCCGGTCATGAAGAGCTGCTGACGATGCCTGCTCATCCGAATAAGCCGGAAATGGGCAGCCGCGAAGTGCCGTTCAGCCGCGAGATCTACATCGATCGTGCTGACTTCCGCGAAGAAGCCAACAAGCAGTACAAGCGTCTGGTGCTGGGCAAAGAAGTGCGACTGCGTAATGCTTACGTGATTAAAGCCGAGCGCGTGGCCAAAGATGAAGCGGGCAATATCACTTGCCTGTATTGCACCTGCGACACCGACACCCTCAGCAAAGATCCGGCTGATGGCCGCAAGGTGAAAGGGGTGATCCACTGGGTGTCTGCTGTGCATGCGTTACCGGCGGAGTTTCGCTTGTACGATCGCCTGTTCAGCGTGCCAAATCCGGCTGGCGCGGAAGATTTCCTCGCGACCATCAACCCGGAATCCCTGGTGATTCAGCAGGGCTTTGTTGAGCCGAGCCTGCAAGCGGCAGAAGCCAGCAGCCCTTATCAGTTTGAACGTGAAGGCTACTTCTGTGCCGACAGTCGCTACTCCAGCCGGTCAAAGCTGGTATTTAACCGTACCGTTGGCCTGCGCGACACCTGGGCGAAAATCGGCGGATAA
- the mtr gene encoding tryptophan permease encodes MAEIISGRKAPSVMWGTMIISGTIIGAGMFSLPIVMSGAWFSWSTLILLFSWFCMLLSGLLYLESSQHYPEGANFSTVTRDLLGSKWNVINGITIAFVLGILTYAYISASGSILHHTFASALPWLSQRMAGFLFTLLLAVFIWLGTAVVSRMTFIFLFAKLAAFLLTFGGLLWHVQVDNLLNTQQSGASYFPYIFMVLPFCLASFGYHGNISGLVSYYRQDAAKVRKCLIYGTLIALAIYFVWLISAMGNIQRAKFIDIAQAGGNIDALVATFGDLISSPWLSVLLLLFSNFAVASSFLGVSLGLFDYLADLFGMANNAVGRLKTTLMTFAVPLTASLIYPNGFLHAIGYAGLAATLWAVITPALLAFKARQRFGPAAYRVAGGHLTIMLVLLFGGINIVVSLLSYANLLPVYAR; translated from the coding sequence ATGGCTGAAATAATTTCAGGACGAAAAGCACCGTCGGTGATGTGGGGAACCATGATCATCAGCGGCACAATTATTGGCGCAGGCATGTTTTCTCTGCCGATCGTGATGTCTGGCGCTTGGTTTTCCTGGTCCACGTTGATTTTGCTGTTCTCGTGGTTTTGCATGCTGTTATCCGGGCTGCTGTATCTGGAGTCGAGCCAGCATTATCCGGAAGGCGCGAATTTTTCAACGGTAACCCGCGATCTGCTGGGCAGTAAGTGGAATGTGATTAACGGCATTACCATCGCGTTTGTGCTGGGGATTTTGACCTACGCCTATATCTCTGCCAGCGGTTCAATCCTGCATCATACTTTTGCCAGCGCGCTGCCGTGGTTATCACAGCGGATGGCAGGATTTCTGTTTACTCTGCTGTTAGCGGTATTTATCTGGCTGGGCACCGCAGTGGTCAGCAGAATGACCTTTATCTTTCTGTTCGCCAAACTGGCCGCTTTTCTGCTGACATTTGGCGGTTTGCTGTGGCATGTGCAGGTCGATAATCTGCTCAATACCCAGCAGAGTGGGGCAAGCTATTTTCCCTATATCTTTATGGTGCTGCCATTCTGTCTGGCATCGTTTGGTTATCATGGCAATATTTCCGGGCTGGTCAGCTATTACCGCCAGGATGCCGCTAAGGTGAGAAAGTGCCTGATTTACGGCACGCTGATCGCGCTGGCAATCTACTTTGTCTGGTTAATCAGTGCGATGGGCAATATTCAGCGCGCGAAATTTATCGATATAGCCCAGGCGGGTGGCAACATTGATGCGCTGGTGGCGACCTTTGGCGATCTGATTAGCAGCCCGTGGTTAAGTGTGCTGCTGCTACTGTTTTCCAATTTTGCCGTTGCCAGCTCATTTTTGGGCGTCAGTCTCGGACTGTTTGACTACCTTGCCGATCTGTTTGGCATGGCAAATAATGCCGTGGGGCGTCTGAAAACTACGCTGATGACGTTTGCGGTTCCGTTAACAGCCAGCCTGATCTATCCAAATGGATTCCTGCATGCGATTGGCTATGCCGGGCTGGCGGCGACGCTGTGGGCGGTAATCACTCCGGCACTGCTGGCATTTAAAGCCAGGCAGCGTTTTGGGCCTGCCGCCTATCGGGTGGCCGGCGGGCATCTGACGATTATGCTGGTGCTGCTGTTTGGCGGTATCAATATTGTGGTCAGTTTACTGTCTTACGCCAATTTGTTGCCGGTCTACGCACGCTAA
- the fur gene encoding ferric iron uptake transcriptional regulator codes for MTDNNTALKKAGLKVTLPRLKILEVLQEPEGHHVSAEDLYKRLIDLGEEIGLATVYRVLNQFDDAGIVTRHNFEGGKSVFELTQQHHHDHLICLDCGKVIEFSDESIETRQREIATRHGIKLTNHSLYLYGHCSTGDCREDETLHDK; via the coding sequence ATGACTGACAACAACACCGCATTAAAGAAGGCCGGCCTGAAAGTCACGCTTCCCCGACTGAAAATTCTGGAAGTGCTTCAGGAACCAGAGGGCCATCACGTCAGTGCGGAAGACTTGTACAAGCGCCTGATTGATTTGGGCGAAGAAATTGGTCTGGCGACGGTATATCGCGTTCTTAACCAGTTTGATGACGCGGGTATCGTTACCCGTCATAACTTTGAAGGCGGCAAGTCCGTTTTCGAACTTACGCAGCAGCATCATCACGATCATCTGATCTGCCTTGATTGTGGCAAAGTGATTGAGTTCAGTGATGAATCAATTGAAACGCGTCAGCGTGAAATCGCAACGCGTCACGGCATTAAGCTGACTAACCACAGCCTGTACCTCTATGGTCACTGCTCAACGGGTGACTGCCGCGAAGACGAAACGCTGCACGACAAATAA
- the fldA gene encoding flavodoxin FldA, whose protein sequence is MAITGIFFGSDTGNTENIAKMIQKQLGKDVADVHDIAKSAKEDLEAYDILLLGIPTWYYGEAQCDWDDFFPTLEEIDFNGKLVALFGCGDQEDYAEYFCDAMGTIRDIIEPNGAVIVGHWPTEGYHFEASKGLADDKHFLGLAIDEDRQPELTNERVEKWVKQIFDELHLKEIIEA, encoded by the coding sequence ATGGCAATCACAGGCATTTTCTTTGGCAGCGACACTGGCAATACGGAAAACATTGCAAAGATGATCCAAAAGCAACTGGGCAAAGATGTTGCAGATGTTCATGACATTGCCAAGAGCGCTAAAGAGGATCTTGAAGCTTATGATATCTTACTGCTCGGCATCCCAACCTGGTACTACGGTGAAGCGCAGTGCGACTGGGATGACTTCTTCCCAACGCTGGAAGAGATCGACTTCAATGGCAAGCTGGTCGCGCTGTTTGGCTGCGGCGATCAGGAAGATTATGCTGAATACTTCTGTGATGCGATGGGCACCATTCGCGATATTATCGAGCCAAATGGCGCGGTTATCGTCGGCCACTGGCCGACCGAAGGTTATCATTTTGAGGCATCAAAAGGCCTGGCCGATGATAAACACTTCCTCGGACTGGCGATTGACGAAGATCGCCAGCCAGAACTCACCAACGAGCGTGTTGAAAAGTGGGTTAAACAAATTTTTGATGAACTTCATTTAAAAGAAATCATCGAAGCTTAA
- the ybfE gene encoding LexA regulated protein, with protein sequence MAKENTDRTTIDLFADERRPGRPKTNPLTRDEQLRINKRNQLKRDKVRGLRRVELKMNSDAVDALNQLAEERNMSRSELIEEMILLQLNATAL encoded by the coding sequence ATGGCAAAAGAGAATACGGACCGCACGACGATCGATCTGTTTGCAGATGAACGCCGCCCGGGCCGACCAAAAACCAATCCGCTTACGCGTGATGAACAGCTGCGCATCAATAAACGCAATCAGCTAAAACGCGACAAAGTTCGTGGGCTGCGCCGCGTCGAGCTGAAAATGAACAGCGACGCGGTTGATGCACTCAATCAGCTGGCTGAAGAGCGCAATATGAGCCGCAGCGAGCTGATTGAAGAGATGATTTTGTTGCAGCTTAACGCCACTGCGCTCTGA
- the ybfF gene encoding esterase, with translation MNLNARLQTEQSVASSTPILLIHGLFGSLDNLGGLARGLKTDRPILQVDVRNHGLSPRSEQMNYRLMAQDMIDTLDAQGIDKVAVIGHSMGGKIAMTLSALAPERIEQLVMIDIAPVDYQTRRHDAIFAGVNAVTEAGVTLRSQAADVMRSQIDEEGVIQFLLKSFHEGQWRFNVPALWDNYTTISGWETVPAWPHPALFIRGELSPYLDDIHRDALLSQFPQARAHVIAGAGHWVHAEKPDAVLRAIRRFFAL, from the coding sequence ATGAATTTGAATGCTCGCCTGCAAACTGAACAATCTGTCGCTTCCTCCACGCCAATTCTGCTGATCCATGGGCTGTTTGGCAGCCTCGATAATTTGGGGGGGCTGGCACGCGGTCTGAAAACCGATCGTCCGATTTTGCAGGTTGACGTGCGTAATCATGGCTTGTCGCCGCGCAGTGAGCAGATGAATTATCGGCTGATGGCGCAGGATATGATCGATACGCTGGATGCACAGGGCATTGATAAGGTCGCGGTTATCGGCCATTCAATGGGTGGAAAAATTGCCATGACGCTCAGTGCGCTGGCACCGGAACGCATCGAGCAACTGGTGATGATCGATATCGCGCCGGTGGATTACCAGACGCGTCGCCATGACGCCATCTTTGCCGGGGTAAATGCGGTAACCGAAGCCGGTGTCACGTTACGCTCGCAGGCAGCTGACGTAATGCGCAGCCAGATTGATGAAGAAGGCGTGATTCAGTTTCTGTTGAAATCCTTTCATGAGGGCCAGTGGCGCTTTAACGTGCCGGCACTCTGGGACAATTACACCACGATTTCTGGCTGGGAAACCGTACCGGCCTGGCCACATCCGGCGCTGTTTATTCGCGGCGAACTCTCTCCTTATCTTGATGATATTCATCGTGATGCACTGCTCAGCCAATTCCCGCAGGCGCGTGCCCATGTGATTGCCGGAGCCGGACATTGGGTACATGCCGAAAAACCTGATGCTGTTTTACGCGCAATTCGCCGTTTTTTTGCGCTTTAA
- the seqA gene encoding replication initiation negative regulator SeqA translates to MKTIEVDEELYRYIASHTQHIGESASDILRRMLKFTAGQSAPAAVAPQTLPVKDAAVVKTEPRPQDRVRAVRELLLSDEYAEQKRAVNRFMLILSTLYSLDPKAFAEATESLHGRTRVYFAGNQQVLIQNGTHTKPKHVPGTPYWVITNTNTGRKCSMIEHIMLSMQFPAELTEKVCGTI, encoded by the coding sequence ATGAAAACGATTGAAGTCGACGAAGAGCTATACCGCTATATTGCCAGCCACACTCAACACATTGGCGAGAGCGCATCTGATATTTTACGGCGTATGCTGAAGTTTACCGCTGGTCAAAGCGCGCCAGCGGCAGTAGCACCGCAAACCTTGCCGGTGAAAGATGCCGCAGTGGTGAAAACCGAACCTCGCCCGCAGGACCGTGTCCGTGCCGTGCGTGAACTGCTGCTGTCCGATGAATATGCCGAGCAGAAGCGAGCGGTTAATCGCTTTATGCTGATTTTGTCGACCCTCTATTCACTGGATCCGAAAGCGTTTGCCGAGGCGACGGAGTCACTTCACGGTCGCACTCGCGTCTATTTTGCGGGCAATCAACAAGTTCTCATCCAGAACGGCACGCACACTAAGCCGAAGCACGTTCCCGGCACGCCATACTGGGTGATTACCAATACTAATACAGGTCGCAAATGCAGCATGATTGAACACATCATGTTGTCGATGCAGTTCCCGGCGGAGCTGACAGAGAAGGTTTGCGGCACCATCTAA
- the pgm gene encoding phosphoglucomutase (alpha-D-glucose-1,6-bisphosphate-dependent): MANHPRAGQPAQQSDLINVAQLTSQYYVLQPDLANAEHAVKFGTSGHRGSAARHSFNEPHILAIAQAIAEERKKNGITGPCYVGKDTHALSEPAIISVLEVLAANGVDVIVQQDNGYTPTPAISNAILQHNKLAATLADGIVITPSHNPPDDGGIKYNPPNGGPADTNVTKVVEDRANQLIHDGLKGVKRLTLDQAWASGHIQQQDLIQPYIEGLAEVVDIAAIKQAGLKIGVDPLGGSGIAYWQRIAEFYDLDLTIVNDAVDQTFRFMHLDKDGAIRMDCSSESAMAGLLALRDKFDLAFANDPDYDRHGIVTPAGLMNPNHYLAVAINYLFQHRPQWGKDVAVGKTLVSSAMIDRVVNDIGRKLVEVPVGFKWFVDGLFDGSFGFGGEESAGASFLRFDGTPWSTDKDGIIMCLLAAEITAVTGKNPQQHYDELAERFGAPSYNRLQASATSAQKAALSKLSPEMVSADTLAGDPITARLTAAPGNGASIGGLKVMTDNGWFAARPSGTEDAYKIYCESFLGAEHREKIEKEAVEIVSEVLKNA, encoded by the coding sequence ATGGCCAATCACCCCCGTGCCGGGCAACCCGCCCAGCAAAGCGATTTGATTAACGTTGCACAATTAACGTCCCAGTATTACGTGCTGCAGCCGGATCTGGCCAATGCAGAACACGCGGTGAAATTTGGTACTTCTGGCCATCGCGGTAGCGCAGCACGCCACAGCTTTAACGAGCCACATATTCTGGCAATCGCGCAGGCCATTGCGGAAGAACGCAAAAAAAATGGTATCACCGGGCCGTGCTATGTCGGTAAAGACACGCACGCACTCTCTGAGCCGGCGATTATCTCGGTGCTGGAAGTGCTGGCCGCTAACGGTGTGGACGTGATCGTACAGCAGGATAATGGTTACACGCCAACGCCTGCTATCTCTAACGCTATTCTGCAACACAACAAGCTCGCAGCTACGCTGGCCGACGGCATCGTGATTACACCATCACATAACCCGCCAGACGACGGTGGCATTAAATATAATCCACCGAATGGCGGTCCGGCAGATACTAACGTCACCAAAGTGGTGGAAGATCGCGCTAACCAGCTGATCCACGACGGTCTGAAAGGGGTTAAACGCCTGACGCTGGATCAAGCCTGGGCGAGCGGTCATATTCAGCAGCAGGATCTGATCCAGCCTTATATTGAAGGTCTGGCAGAGGTGGTGGATATTGCGGCGATTAAGCAAGCGGGGCTGAAAATCGGTGTCGATCCACTCGGTGGTTCCGGCATCGCTTACTGGCAGCGCATTGCTGAGTTCTACGATCTTGACCTGACGATTGTTAACGACGCGGTTGATCAGACTTTCCGCTTTATGCATCTTGATAAAGATGGCGCTATCCGCATGGATTGCTCGTCTGAGTCAGCGATGGCGGGCCTGCTGGCGCTGCGTGATAAGTTCGATCTGGCGTTTGCTAACGATCCGGACTACGACCGTCACGGCATCGTTACGCCTGCTGGCCTGATGAATCCGAACCACTATCTGGCGGTGGCGATCAACTATTTGTTCCAGCATCGTCCGCAGTGGGGCAAGGATGTCGCGGTGGGTAAAACACTGGTTTCCAGTGCAATGATTGACCGTGTAGTCAACGACATTGGCCGTAAGCTGGTGGAAGTGCCGGTTGGCTTTAAATGGTTCGTTGATGGTCTGTTTGATGGCAGCTTCGGTTTCGGCGGTGAAGAGAGTGCCGGGGCTTCTTTCCTGCGCTTTGACGGCACCCCATGGTCAACCGATAAAGACGGCATCATTATGTGTCTGCTGGCGGCGGAAATCACTGCGGTGACCGGTAAAAATCCACAGCAGCATTACGATGAGCTGGCAGAGCGTTTTGGTGCACCGAGCTATAACCGTCTGCAGGCCTCTGCCACTTCGGCGCAGAAAGCCGCGCTGTCTAAGCTGTCACCGGAAATGGTCAGCGCAGATACGCTGGCCGGCGACCCGATTACCGCACGTCTGACCGCGGCTCCGGGTAATGGCGCATCAATTGGTGGCCTGAAAGTGATGACCGATAACGGCTGGTTTGCCGCGCGTCCATCCGGCACTGAAGACGCCTACAAAATCTACTGTGAAAGCTTCCTCGGTGCTGAGCATCGCGAAAAGATTGAAAAAGAAGCGGTAGAGATTGTCAGTGAAGTGCTGAAAAACGCTTAA
- the kdpE gene encoding two-component system response regulator KdpE, whose product MTTVLIVEDEKEIRRFLRIALEGESLRVFDSETLQRGLIEAATRKPDLVILDLGLPDGDGIEFIRDVRQWSAVPIVVLSARSDEQDKIAALDAGADDFLSKPFGVGELLARVRVALRRQASTSPQATVAFSAVTVDIAARRVTRDGQELHLTPIEFRLLVTLLNNAGKVLTQRQLLTQVWGPNAVEHSHYLRIYMGHLRQKLEADPAQPKHLLTETGIGYRFMP is encoded by the coding sequence GTGACCACAGTTCTGATTGTCGAAGATGAAAAAGAGATTCGTCGCTTTCTGCGCATCGCGCTGGAAGGCGAATCGTTGCGGGTATTTGACAGCGAAACGCTTCAGCGCGGATTAATTGAGGCCGCCACCCGTAAACCGGATCTGGTGATTTTGGATCTTGGGCTGCCTGACGGCGACGGCATTGAATTTATTCGCGATGTGCGCCAGTGGAGCGCCGTGCCGATTGTGGTGCTGTCGGCGCGCAGTGATGAACAGGATAAAATTGCGGCGCTGGATGCCGGTGCCGATGACTTTCTGTCGAAACCCTTTGGCGTCGGTGAGCTGCTGGCGCGGGTGCGCGTAGCCTTACGCCGTCAGGCCTCCACCAGTCCGCAGGCGACGGTTGCCTTTTCTGCCGTGACGGTGGATATTGCCGCCCGGCGCGTGACGCGTGACGGCCAGGAGTTGCACCTGACACCGATTGAATTTCGTCTGCTGGTAACATTACTGAATAACGCCGGAAAGGTGCTGACCCAGCGCCAGTTGCTGACACAGGTGTGGGGGCCGAATGCGGTCGAGCACAGCCACTATCTGCGCATCTATATGGGGCATTTACGGCAAAAACTGGAAGCCGATCCGGCACAGCCCAAACATCTGCTGACCGAAACCGGCATTGGTTATCGGTTTATGCCTTAG